The DNA sequence ATGTCCTGTTCATATCTCCCCAATTTAACTGTGAACTTGTCCTGTGTGTGGCCCATGACCTAATTCACCTTGGTGCCCAACACAGGGACAATTATGTCTTACCTTTTCTTTACCTTCAAGCATTCATTACCTCCTCCAGCATCCTGCCCTCGATGCTGGCCTTGATTCCTGCTGATCTGAGCAAACAGGAGCCATCCTGCCATGCTCCATGAAGATTTAGGAGTACCATATCTTTATGAATACTTATCAGGCACTATTCCAGGCCCTCGGAATGTATCAGTGACCCAAAGATACAAAGCCCCTGCCCTGGAGGTGTTGACCTGCTAATGATAGATAATAGCTCAGGTGGTGCTCATGATGTGACCAGAATGACCCTAGGAGGCacattctacagatgagaaaactgaggcacagggggTTAAGGAACCAGGCCACACAGCTGTGAGTGGTGGAGCAGGGGTTTGAATCAGAACAGACCAGAGGCGATGCCCTCCATCCTTGCCCTGCGTGTTTCAGGTGTGCACACCTTGTCCATTTCCATCATTACCCGTTTCCTGCCTGCCCCCCAGCTAATGGCCCACCTTCCTCGCCCCTAGATGATAAAGGCCAGGGCCACAGGACGATGAGCTCAGGAAAACAGCTTCTGTCTCCGTCCCTGCCCCTCCCACTCCTTGATCCTTCTCCCTTTGTCTGGGCTTCCTGCTCCCTGACTCCTTCTTTCAGGCCAGTTGCCCTCACTCGGTTACGGGCTCCGGCAGCCGGGCAGGCGCCCCCCACCCTCAGGAGCTGCGCAGGACTGGGCTCTTCGCCCACCACTCCCTCGAGACCCAGCCTGGGGAGGGCTGTGATTGGTTCAGCATTGTCACGTGGGTGGGAGTGGTTAGCTCTGATTGGCCCATCTGGAAAGTTGGCCTGCCTCCGTAGCAAAAGGGTGGCATCGGCTGGCAGGCCTTGGCATTGAGCAGGCAGGGACGGTGACAGGCCCACCCGCCCCCTGATGGAGCGTCCTCCCATTTCCTTGTGTGCAGGTGGAGGTTCTCGCAGTTGGGGATCCGCAAGGCCCTTGACCCACTGCAGGCTGCCTGGGATGCCTTCTCCCAGCCTGTCCCAGCCAGCTGTGGCCAGCTGCTGACCCAGCTCCTCCTCTGCGCTTGCCTGGCTGTTGCTGCCGCAGAATTGGTTTGTCATTGGCTGGTCTCGTCGTGGCTTTATCCTTCAGGACTCTCGGGCATCATAGCCACTGTGTGTGGACTCCTGGtcttcctgggcctgggcctggtaCCCCCGGTCCGCTGCCTGTTCGCGCTCAGTGTGCCCACCCTGGGCACGGAACAGGGACGCCAGCTGCTCCTGTCCTACAGTACTGCCACCCTGGCTGTTGCCGTGGTGCCAAACGTCTTGGCCAACATGGGTGCAGCTGGACAGGTGCTTAGGTGCGTCACCGAGGGCTCCCTGGACAGTCTGCTCAACACCACTCACCAGCTGCGCAATGCGTCCACAGCACTGGGCCCCACCAGCCGATCGAGCGGCCGGGGCCTGACATTTGAGAGCCAGGGAAATGGCTCTGCCTTCCGGCTTCACATGCTCAGGGTCACTCAGGGGGTCCTGGAGGACTTCTCTGCATTGGAGTCCCTGGCCCGGGCAGCAGCACTGGGGACTCAGCGGGTGGTCACCGGGATGTTCATGCTGGGCCTCCTGGTGGAATCTGCCTGGTACCTCCACCGCTACCTGACTGACCTGCGGTTTGACAACGTCTATGAGACACCACAGCTGACCCGGCaactggcccaggcccaggccacccACCTAGTGGCTCCTCCACCCCCGTGGCTGCTCGGAATAGCCCGGCCCAAGCTGTCCCGGGAGGAGCTGCTGCGCTGTCTCCTGAGGCTGGggcttctctccctgctcctggtGGTCACAGCTGTGGCAGTGGCCACAGACCACATGGCCTTCCTGCTGGCACAGGCGGCAGTGGAGTGGGCTCAGAAGTTGCCAGTTGTGCCCGTCACACTTATGGTTAAGTATGATGTAAGTGCTGGGAGGGGAGATGACCTAGGTCAGTTCCTGGAGGGAAGGGGCAGCCTCACTGACCCCTGGACTTGCAGAGCTGGGCGCAGTGACACACACGTGTAATGCTACccaggaagatgaggcaggaggttcgaaagttcaaggccagcctcagcaacttagcaagacctgtctcaaaataaaaaggctggggtgcagctcagttgtagagcatccCTACGTTCAGTCCTAGTactggaaaaaacaacaacaaaaaaccacctGATATGCAATTGCATTTACTTGCCTGCAAAACATAGGCCTTGGATAAGTCATGTGGCCTGGGCAACGGCAAATGAACCCATTTGATCCCCACAGGAGGCCTAGGAAGTGGTTCTAT is a window from the Urocitellus parryii isolate mUroPar1 chromosome 6, mUroPar1.hap1, whole genome shotgun sequence genome containing:
- the Ocstamp gene encoding osteoclast stimulatory transmembrane protein, which gives rise to MRGLCGAAEHLVRTGWRFSQLGIRKALDPLQAAWDAFSQPVPASCGQLLTQLLLCACLAVAAAELVCHWLVSSWLYPSGLSGIIATVCGLLVFLGLGLVPPVRCLFALSVPTLGTEQGRQLLLSYSTATLAVAVVPNVLANMGAAGQVLRCVTEGSLDSLLNTTHQLRNASTALGPTSRSSGRGLTFESQGNGSAFRLHMLRVTQGVLEDFSALESLARAAALGTQRVVTGMFMLGLLVESAWYLHRYLTDLRFDNVYETPQLTRQLAQAQATHLVAPPPPWLLGIARPKLSREELLRCLLRLGLLSLLLVVTAVAVATDHMAFLLAQAAVEWAQKLPVVPVTLMVKYDAAYSVLDFVPFLLNRPPAQSPFLSARHCFQWDLRFSSAGCRLLPAQRPQDAAALAAASLQLLAGCTVLLEAYARRLRHAIAAAFFPAQEARRTRHLRARLQRRYDRHQGQRPPPGASSLSRPHGPQVAEEQEAAGSADLSRYLALGCLPG